CCATCGCGCCCTCCGCGGCCGGAGCGGCGGTGGTGTCCGCGGCGGGCGCGGGGGCGGGCGGCGTGGCGTCCGGGGTGGCGGTGTCCTGCTCCGGTGCGTCGCTGCCGCACGCGGCGAGGAGCGTGGCGAGTACGAGGGCGGCGGCGGTTCTGTGCATCGGTCCTCCGTAGTTGGATGAAGTTCAGCGCTTCGTGCGGCGCAGCGCGGGGTGCCGGTACGCCAGCGCCAGCCCCACGAGCCCCAGCTGCGCCAGCGCGCCGGGGGCGAGCGCGGGAGTGGCGCCGCTGAGCGATTCCCAGAGCAGCGCCGTTCCCGTGAGCGCGGGATCGGACTCGCGCTCGAACTCGGCGTTGCCCAGCAGGTGAAGATACGCGCCGAGCGCCCCGGCCACGACGTACACGGCCATCACGGCCCGGAACGCCAGCAGCACCACGCGCCCCGGCCGCAGCGCCACCGCGGCCGCCACGACGAGGCCGGCGGCGAGGAGGGCGAGCGGCGTCCACTGCCACACGTCCTCGTAATGCTCCAGCAGGAGCAGCTCGGCGGTGAGTCCCACGATCCCCACCAGCACCACCGCGAGCAGGATGCGGCGCAGCACCGACAGCGCCTCGGGCTCGTGCGGCGGCGGAGATCCGGTGGTGAGCTGCGACTCGTACATTCGACTATCTCGGAACGGTTCGGCATCGCGATCCGCCGGAGAATATCCCGCGCGGACGGATCAGGCAAAGACAACGGCGCATCACACAGAGCCACAGAGGGATACAGCGAGAACGGCGGGAGGGTTCGTCATCAGGCTCGCCAAACGTTTGGAGCGGGGTGGTTGTAAGGAAGTGGGAAAGCACGAAGGGCGGCGCGGTTTCGTTCGGGACCCGCGGCGCCCCGGACCCTCATGCGGGATGTCTGAGTTGAGATATACGGGAACGATTGCACTCATAGTGGCGCTGGGCGCGGGCGGCGAGCTGGCCGCGCAGGGCACGCCGGGGGGACGGACGGGAGCGCAGGCACCGCAGGCCGCCGGGCAAATTCGCGGGACGGTGGTGGATGCGGCGACGGGCCAGCCGATCCGCTCCGCCTCGGCCGAGGTGCGCAGCGCGGCCGACTCCTCGCTCGTCAACGGGGCACTCACCGGGGCGGACGGGGCGTTTCGCATCGAAGGGGTGCGCCCCGGGCGGTACTACCTGCGGGTGACCGCGCTCGGGCACCAGGCGTCCACGCGGCCCGGCATCGCCGTCAGCGCGGAGACGCCGGTCGCCACGCTGGGGACGATCCGGCTGGCCGCGAGCGCCGTGCAGCTCGAAGGCGTGACCGTCACCGCCGCGCGGCGCGAGGCGGCGCTGGCGCCGGACCGCAACACCTACACGCTGCGCGACATGCCCGCGGCGGCCGGCGGCAACGCGGTCGATGCGCTGCGCAACGTGCCGTCGGTCGAGGTGGACATCGACGGGCGCGTGAGCCTGCGCGGCAACGAGAACGTCGTCGTGCAGATCAACGGCCGCCCGTCGCCGATGCGCGGCGAGCAGCTCGGCGCCTTTCTCGCGCAGCTCCCCGCCAACATGGTGGACCGCGTGGAGGTGATCCCCAACCCGTCCGCCAAGTTCGATCCGGAGGGGATGGCGGGGATCGTCAACGTCGTCCTGCGCCAGAACACGGACCTGGGGACGAGCGGCGGCATCACGGCCGGCGGGGGCACCACGGGACAGGTGAACGTCTCCGGCAACCTGGGCTTCCAGAAAGGGCCGCTGACGCTGTTCGGCAACTACGGCTTCATGCGCGACGACCGGGAGACGACGGGCTTCACCTTCCGCGAGAACCGCTACCTCACGCCGCTCACCTACCTGGAGCAGGACGCGGCGGGTGCGTTCGCGCCGATCTCGCACACGCTCAACACCAGCGCCGAGTACAAGCTGGCGAGCCGCGACGTGCTCCACACCAGCCTGCTGCTGAGCACCCGAAGCTCGGACCGCAACGACCTCAACGAATATCGCGAGTTCGGCTCCGCCCGCGAGCTGCTGGGGATCCGCGACCGGCGGACGGACGAGGAAGGGAGCGAGCTGCGGCTGGACTACGTGCTCGGCTACCGCCACACCATCCGCCCGCGGCAGAACGAGTTCGCCACCGAGCTGCGCTTCAACCGCAACGGCGAGGACGAGCTCACGCGCTACACGGAGCAGGCGATGCTGCCGGACGGCACCGCGGCCGACGCGCTCCCCTTCCTGGAGAGGCAGGGGAACGACGAGCGCACCCGCAACTGGACGCTCACGGCCGACTACACGCGGCCGCTGGGCGAGCGCGTGCGGCTGGAGACCGGCTATCGCGGAACGCTGCGGCAGCTGGACAGCGACTTCACCGCTTCGCTCTTCTCCTACGACTCCGATGCGTACGAGGTGGACGCGTCGCGGACCAACGCCTTCGCGTACGACGAGACGGTGCACGCCGGCTACGGGGTGCTCGCCAGCACGGTGGGGAGCTTCGACCTGCAGGGAGGGCTCCGCCTGGAGCGGGCCACCAGCGAGTTCGACCTGGCCACCACGGGCGAGACGTTCGAGAACAGCTACAACTCCTTCTTCCCCAGCGCGCTGGTTGCCTACAACCTGGACGACTCGCGGCAGCTGAAGGCGAGCTACTCCAAGCGCGTGGAGCGTCCGCGCACGCAGCAGCTCAACCCGTTCGGCCGGGTGGAGGACCCGCTCAACGTCTTCCGCGGCAACCCGTTCCTGAAGCCGGAGTACACGCACTCGTTCGAGGTCGGCTTCCAGCAGTCGGGCGAGCTGGGCACCATCCAGCTCACCCCGTTCTACCGCCACGCCACGGACGCGGTGCGGCGCTTCACCACGGTGGACGATGCCACGGGCGTGGCCACGACCACCTTCCAGAACGTCGCCACGACCGACTCGTACGGCGCGGACTTCAACACGTCGATCCGCCGCGGGCGCCTCACGGGCTTCGGCGGGCTGAGCGCCTTCCGCCAGGTGACCGACGCGAGCAACGTGGGCACCGGCGTGGGGAGCGATGCCTTCGGGTGGTCGGCGCGGATGAACGCCACGTTCAAGATCACGCCGCGGCTGGATGCGCAGGGCTTCCTGATGTACCGCGCGCCGATGGCCACGGAGCAGGGGCGTGTGTCGGGGCGGCAGATGTTCAACCTCGCCCTGCGCCAGAAGCTGATGGGCGACCGGGCCAGCGTGAGCCTGCGCGTGGTGGACCCGTTCAACACGATGCGCTTCCGCTCGCTGACCGAGGACGAGCGCTTCTACCAGGAGACGGAGCGCCGGATGGGTGCGCGCGGCGTCTTCCTGAGCTTCAGCTACAACTTCGGCCAGCAGCCGCGCGTCCGCCGCGAGCAGCAGCCGGAGCGCGGGGGGGACGAGGAGGAGGTTCCGTAAGGGGCCCCCCACCCCCAGCGTCGCTCCGCGACGCATCCCCCTCCCCCGAAACCGCCCGGGGGAGGGGGTTTGCGTAGGTCTGTGCCTTGCGCAATGATCTGGTAGGGGCGCGATTCATCGCGCCCGTGCCCGACGCTGCTCCGCCGCCCGCATGTCCGCACGGTGCCGATTGCCCGCCCGCTGTGGCCCTCGCCGGAACGGCGCTTGCGCCCGGCGCGGGGCATGAGCGCATCCGCCACGCGGCCGCAGGTGCTGCAGACCGAGTCCGGGGAGTTCCCGCTTCACGAGTCCCGCCTGGGCTTGGCCGGGCACGAGTGGACGATCCTGCACACGGGCGTGGTGCTGACCCACGACGACGAGCAGCACTTCCTGCGCGAGTTCCGCGACCGGCTGCCGTACGGCGTCGCGCTCTGGCCCGCCGCCATCGCGCTGGCCCACGACGTGGCCGGGCGCGCGGATGGGCTGCGCGGCGCCCGCGTGCTGGAACTGGGCGCGGGTACCGGGCTTCCGGGGATCGTCGCCGCCTCGCTCGGCGCGCGCGTCGTGCAGACGGACCGGCACGAGATGGCCATGTCCGTCTGCAGGCACAACGCGGTGCTGAACGGCATCTCCGCCATCGAGCACCGCATCGCCGATTGGACCGCCTGGGACGATGCGGTGCGCTACGACTGGATCATCGCTTCGGACATCCTGTACGGCGAGTCGATGCACTCTCACCTTCGCCACATCTTCGTGAGCAACCTCGCCCCCGGCGGCCGCATCCTCCTCTCCGACCCGTTCCGCGCCCCCAGCCTGCGCCTGCTGGAGTCGCTGGAAGCCGGCGGCTGGCGCATCTCCCTCACCAAATGGAACCTAGGCGAGGAGACCTCGCCGCGGCCGATCGGGGTGTTCGAGTTGGAGGCGGGGTAGGACACCGGCGGTTGAAACCGCTGCAACAACCGCGGGATGCCTGCCTTCGCAGGCTCGCCTGGGCGGGATCAGCGCTGCATTGCCGGGGGATGCGCCACCGGCGGATGCGCACCGGGGGCTGAAGCCCCCGGCTGGAACCACGGGAGGGCGGCTGAAGCCGGCTCGAAGGCCGAGGTCAGTCCGCGAAGGCGGACTTCGTGTTTTTCCAGCGGCGAATTCATTCGCTCCTGGGACGGCGGCGGCGGAGCCGCGTCGGGCACGGGCAGCCACGTGGGGCTGCCCTACGGGATCTGTTTTGTGCGGGAGAGGTTCAGGAAGAGGACGGTGAGCGAAGGCGGATGGTGGCCGGCGAGTCCGCGAAGGCGGACTTTGTGCTTTTGTAGCAGCGAGTTCACTCGCCACTACCACCAGCCCCCGGCAGCACCAGCGTGAAGGTGCTCCCCTCGCCGGGGGCGCTGCGGACGGTGAGGTCGCCGTTCATGGCGCGGGCAAGGTCGCGGGAGATGGCGAGGCCCAGGCCCGTGCCCTCGCTGGGGTTGTTGAGGGCGCGGCCCACCTGCACGAACGGCTCGAAGATGGCGTCCAGCTTGTCAGGCGCGATGCCGATTCCCGAATCGCTCACCTCGATTTCCACGCGCGCGCCCATGCTTCGCGAGCGGACGCCGATGCGGCCGCCGGGGTCGGTGAACTTGATGGCGTTGGAGAGAAGGTTCACCAGGATCTGCCGCAGCTTCTCGCCGTCCGCGAACGCCGTCAGCGGGGCCGCCTCGGTCTCCAGCACGAGCGAGCGGGCGCGCACCTGCGGCAGGACCAGCGACTCCACTTCGGCGATGGCGGCAGCGACGTCCACCACCGCCAGGTCGTAGTGCACGGCGCCCGTCTCCAGGCGGGCGTAGTTGAGCACCTCGTTGATGAGGCCCAGCAGGTGCTTCTGGCTGCGGCGGATGCGGAGCAGCGCCTCGGCCTGGGCGGGGGTCACGGGGCCGTGCACTCCCAGCTCGATCAGCTCGGCGTAGCCGTCGATGGCGTTGAGCGGGGTGCGCAGCTCGTGGCTCATCGTCGCCAGGAACTCGCTCTTGCTGCGGTTCGCGCTCTCCGCCTCGGCGCGGGCGCGCTCGGCGTCGCGAAAGAGGCGCGCGTTGTCGATGGCCACCGCCGCGCGGCTCGCCAGGTCCTGCACCAGCTCCAGGTCACGCGCGTCGTAGTGGCGCCCCGACTCGGTCATGCACAGGGTGAGCGCTCCCACGGTGAGGCCGCGCGCGTTCAGCGGGACCACCAGGAAGGAGGAGAAGTGCAGGGCGCGCAGGATCGCCAGGTGCTCCTCGTCGCGGGCGCCGGCGGCGAGCATCTCGTCCGTGACGTCCGGTACGAACAGGGGCGTGCCGGTGCGCAGCACGTTCGCGAAGCCGGTCTCAGCCGCCCAGTCGGTGGGGTAGCGCTCGGCGAGCTCCGCGGCCAGCGCCAGCTTCGCCGGGTCGCGGTGGACGACGGCGAGGCGTTCGATGCGCGGCGGCCACTCGCGCGCCGCCGGGTCCTCCACCACGTCCACCGCGCACCAGTCTCCCAGCCGGGGCACCGCGGCGTCGGCCACGGTCCGCAGCGTCGCCTCGTAGTCCAGCGAGGCGGAGAGGAGCTGGCTCGCTTCGGCCAGCAGGTCGGAGGCATCCTGTGCGCGCCGACGCTCGGTGATGTCCTGGAAGACGAGCGAAACGCCGGCCGGCGCGGGATAGATGCGCGCCTCCACCCACCGCCCAATCACCGGGCTGAACCCCTCCACCTGCGTCCCCACGCCGGTCGACAGCGTGCGGAGGACGGCCTCGTGCACGGGCGATCGTGGCGCGTCGGGGAACGCCTCCTCCATGCGCCGCCCCAGGAGATCCGCCGCGCGCTGGCCCAGGAGCGCCTCGGCGCGCGGGTTCACGTAGGTGTAGTGGAGCTGCGAGTCCAGCGCCACGAACGCGTCCTGGATCGTCTCCAAGAGCGCGGCGTGCCACTCCGCCTGGTGAAGCTCCACCTCGTGCAGCCGCGCCCGCTCCAGCGCCAGCGCGCACTGCTCGCTCAGGGTGGAGAGAAAGGTGCGCGTGGCGTCGTCGAACTCCTGCGGCTCACGGAAGCTGAAGGAGAGCGCCGCCAGCGTGCGCTCCCCCACGGTCGCCGGCACCGCTACGAACGCCTGGAAGCCGAGCTTTTCCAGGTCTTCCGTGGCCGTGGGAAAGACGCGCGCCCATTCCGCGGGCGTGCCGATGGCGATCGTCTCGCGCCGCAGCGCCGCCTCTGAGAGCGGCTTGCCGGGCTCGACCGGGAAGGTGCGGTACCGCTCCGCCACCTCGGCGCCGTACCCGCGCGTCCGGATGATCTCGAAGCGCTCGGGCCGCCCGTCGGCATCGGAGTGCACCAGCGCCAGCGACCCGGCGTCCGCGACCACGGCGGCGAGCCCGCCCTCCAGGATCACGTCGGCGATCTGCGCGCGCCCCACCGCCTCGTTGAGCTGCGCGGTGAGGCGCTGCACCCGCCGCGCGCGGTCCGCGGCGCGCTCGGCGAGGGCGC
This region of Longimicrobium sp. genomic DNA includes:
- a CDS encoding TonB-dependent receptor, producing MRYTGTIALIVALGAGGELAAQGTPGGRTGAQAPQAAGQIRGTVVDAATGQPIRSASAEVRSAADSSLVNGALTGADGAFRIEGVRPGRYYLRVTALGHQASTRPGIAVSAETPVATLGTIRLAASAVQLEGVTVTAARREAALAPDRNTYTLRDMPAAAGGNAVDALRNVPSVEVDIDGRVSLRGNENVVVQINGRPSPMRGEQLGAFLAQLPANMVDRVEVIPNPSAKFDPEGMAGIVNVVLRQNTDLGTSGGITAGGGTTGQVNVSGNLGFQKGPLTLFGNYGFMRDDRETTGFTFRENRYLTPLTYLEQDAAGAFAPISHTLNTSAEYKLASRDVLHTSLLLSTRSSDRNDLNEYREFGSARELLGIRDRRTDEEGSELRLDYVLGYRHTIRPRQNEFATELRFNRNGEDELTRYTEQAMLPDGTAADALPFLERQGNDERTRNWTLTADYTRPLGERVRLETGYRGTLRQLDSDFTASLFSYDSDAYEVDASRTNAFAYDETVHAGYGVLASTVGSFDLQGGLRLERATSEFDLATTGETFENSYNSFFPSALVAYNLDDSRQLKASYSKRVERPRTQQLNPFGRVEDPLNVFRGNPFLKPEYTHSFEVGFQQSGELGTIQLTPFYRHATDAVRRFTTVDDATGVATTTFQNVATTDSYGADFNTSIRRGRLTGFGGLSAFRQVTDASNVGTGVGSDAFGWSARMNATFKITPRLDAQGFLMYRAPMATEQGRVSGRQMFNLALRQKLMGDRASVSLRVVDPFNTMRFRSLTEDERFYQETERRMGARGVFLSFSYNFGQQPRVRREQQPERGGDEEEVP
- a CDS encoding methyltransferase domain-containing protein, with the translated sequence MSASATRPQVLQTESGEFPLHESRLGLAGHEWTILHTGVVLTHDDEQHFLREFRDRLPYGVALWPAAIALAHDVAGRADGLRGARVLELGAGTGLPGIVAASLGARVVQTDRHEMAMSVCRHNAVLNGISAIEHRIADWTAWDDAVRYDWIIASDILYGESMHSHLRHIFVSNLAPGGRILLSDPFRAPSLRLLESLEAGGWRISLTKWNLGEETSPRPIGVFELEAG
- a CDS encoding GAF domain-containing protein — translated: MQTLTDRRHPGGAAENAAPALFILNERQHCTFMNSAAERLTGYTLADVQGRPLHDVIHHTRPDGRPYPIGECPIERAFDEDARAEGEEVFVHPDGRFYPVAYSASPIREAGRRVGTIVEVRDSVAERRVQAERRGLVEALELERARLTSVFQHAASYIAVVRGPDHVFELANPLYRRLAGDRPLLGRTAREALPELVDQGYIDLLDDVYRSGKPYTATEAPVVYQRTRDEPPSRHFINFVYQPLDGPDGTVSGILAHGVDVTEQVLARQEVEQARDLTSRLQELTVALAASSTPEDVAEVVVAQGVVATGAATGLLALRDGGEVVVLRQKGLPEDVFREHARFPLDTPGPAAASVRTGEAFFIETREEARGRFPRNGTTLETRAVAAVPLTMAGETIGAIAFTFTEERAFPRESRDFFLALGRQCAQALERARLVEAERESRALAERAADRARRVQRLTAQLNEAVGRAQIADVILEGGLAAVVADAGSLALVHSDADGRPERFEIIRTRGYGAEVAERYRTFPVEPGKPLSEAALRRETIAIGTPAEWARVFPTATEDLEKLGFQAFVAVPATVGERTLAALSFSFREPQEFDDATRTFLSTLSEQCALALERARLHEVELHQAEWHAALLETIQDAFVALDSQLHYTYVNPRAEALLGQRAADLLGRRMEEAFPDAPRSPVHEAVLRTLSTGVGTQVEGFSPVIGRWVEARIYPAPAGVSLVFQDITERRRAQDASDLLAEASQLLSASLDYEATLRTVADAAVPRLGDWCAVDVVEDPAAREWPPRIERLAVVHRDPAKLALAAELAERYPTDWAAETGFANVLRTGTPLFVPDVTDEMLAAGARDEEHLAILRALHFSSFLVVPLNARGLTVGALTLCMTESGRHYDARDLELVQDLASRAAVAIDNARLFRDAERARAEAESANRSKSEFLATMSHELRTPLNAIDGYAELIELGVHGPVTPAQAEALLRIRRSQKHLLGLINEVLNYARLETGAVHYDLAVVDVAAAIAEVESLVLPQVRARSLVLETEAAPLTAFADGEKLRQILVNLLSNAIKFTDPGGRIGVRSRSMGARVEIEVSDSGIGIAPDKLDAIFEPFVQVGRALNNPSEGTGLGLAISRDLARAMNGDLTVRSAPGEGSTFTLVLPGAGGSGE